The Kroppenstedtia pulmonis genome has a segment encoding these proteins:
- a CDS encoding mechanosensitive ion channel family protein: MNMLQSLITSGITVVIALIVYGVLKGVINRVIKKRISEQVIPESRLKTMKSLLTSVSGYVIFFIALITVLNTFGVDSTGILAGAGILGLAIGFGAQGLVSDVVTGFFVLMENQVNVGEYVTINSFSGVVEETGLRIIRIRGENGDLHFIPNREISSLTNHSRGNMQALVDITIANSDHVDETIHILQERCNQIKEENPHIVEGPNVLGVQSLGTSDMVIRVLAKTKNGEQRSVERTLRRELKDALNRAQI, from the coding sequence ATGAACATGTTGCAATCATTGATCACATCAGGCATTACGGTAGTTATTGCACTGATTGTTTACGGAGTTTTGAAGGGTGTCATCAATCGGGTCATCAAAAAGAGAATCAGTGAACAGGTTATACCGGAGTCTCGTTTGAAAACCATGAAATCACTGCTGACCAGTGTATCGGGATATGTTATTTTCTTCATTGCTCTCATTACCGTCTTAAATACCTTTGGTGTAGACTCCACCGGCATACTGGCAGGGGCGGGGATCCTGGGGTTAGCCATCGGCTTTGGTGCCCAAGGTTTGGTCAGTGATGTCGTCACTGGCTTTTTCGTCCTGATGGAAAACCAGGTAAACGTCGGAGAATATGTGACGATCAACAGTTTTTCCGGTGTTGTGGAAGAAACAGGATTACGGATCATCCGGATAAGGGGGGAAAACGGTGACCTCCATTTCATCCCCAATCGCGAGATCAGTTCCCTGACAAACCACTCCCGGGGCAACATGCAAGCACTGGTGGATATCACCATCGCCAATTCCGACCATGTCGATGAAACCATTCACATATTGCAAGAACGTTGTAATCAGATCAAGGAAGAGAATCCCCATATTGTGGAAGGGCCCAATGTCTTGGGGGTTCAAAGTCTGGGAACATCCGATATGGTCATACGTGTGTTGGCCAAAACCAAAAATGGGGAACAACGGAGTGTCGAAAGAACCCTGCGCAGGGAACTGAAAGACGCCTTGAATCGGGCTCAAATCTGA
- a CDS encoding GntR family transcriptional regulator: MKPFQRKNDGVLYKQVYEWIREHIEDRTWTPGTQLPPEPVLSKDLGISRQTLRQALQLLINEGLLYRQQGKGTFVQNTRSQYELTVLTSFTEQMRARGKQPSSKVLDIQPNLPPDPVLQQQLGLSSHSRLLKIVRLRLADDRPMSLETVYIEENTCPDLHKHDLTDQSLYDLVENHYRLPIRSGNISLDATKATSKEAQLLQVEPSSSLLYMVCINYNDNSRPLFVTYAKYPKERYIFTVSMPRRQG; this comes from the coding sequence ATGAAGCCATTTCAACGTAAAAACGATGGTGTTTTATATAAACAGGTATATGAGTGGATCAGAGAGCATATCGAAGATCGTACCTGGACCCCTGGTACTCAACTGCCTCCTGAGCCGGTGTTGAGTAAAGACTTAGGCATAAGCCGGCAAACCCTGCGACAAGCTTTGCAATTGTTGATCAATGAAGGCCTGCTTTACCGTCAGCAAGGAAAGGGAACCTTTGTGCAGAATACCCGATCTCAATATGAACTGACCGTCCTTACCAGCTTTACAGAACAGATGCGGGCACGGGGAAAACAACCTTCTTCCAAAGTTCTGGATATCCAGCCAAATCTTCCTCCGGATCCAGTCTTGCAACAGCAACTGGGGTTATCTTCCCACAGTCGCCTGCTTAAAATTGTACGGCTTCGTTTGGCTGATGACAGGCCGATGTCGTTGGAAACGGTATATATCGAAGAGAATACCTGTCCAGATCTGCACAAGCACGATTTAACGGACCAATCCTTATATGATCTGGTGGAAAACCACTATCGATTGCCGATACGTTCCGGAAATATCTCCCTTGACGCAACCAAGGCAACGTCAAAAGAGGCACAACTGTTACAGGTAGAACCATCTTCCTCTCTTTTGTATATGGTATGTATCAACTATAACGACAATTCCCGCCCCCTGTTTGTCACCTACGCTAAATACCCCAAGGAAAGATATATCTTTACGGTCAGCATGCCCCGTCGCCAGGGCTGA
- a CDS encoding DHA2 family efflux MFS transporter permease subunit, whose amino-acid sequence MKRYMTHPSEQSPSKRGIILSVMVMGAFVAILNQTLMNVALPQIMDDFKVSANTVQWLTTGYMLVNGVLIPVTAFFMERFTTRQLFITAISLFILGTLICGIAPVFSALIVGRMVQAAGAGIMMPLMTQVILTMYPVDERGTAMGVVGIAMIFAPAIGPTLSGWIVQEFSWRLLFFTVLPVAVLDLILAIFLLKNVTKQTFPKMDTLGVILSTLGFGGLLYGFSSAGEKGWTSLGVIITLAVGVITLLLFIWRQFSVQKPMLEFRVFKYSMFSLTTLINALITMAMFSAMILLPIYLQSIRGFTPMESGMLLLPGSLLMGLMSPITGRIFDRIGARWLGVIGLGITAVTTWEFSHLTDSTTYTHLLWVYTLRMFGMSMIMMPIMTAGLNQLPPQLNAHGNAMSNTIRQVSGALGTALLVTVMSNQTQQYLKEMTTGSTTMQQMALLTKEATIQGINDAFVVATALSVVAFALSFFIRKATPPEEEQTEGQNKSNLSVSEG is encoded by the coding sequence ATGAAACGTTATATGACACATCCTTCAGAACAGTCTCCTTCCAAAAGAGGGATTATACTGTCTGTAATGGTGATGGGAGCATTTGTGGCGATATTGAATCAAACCTTGATGAACGTGGCTCTTCCGCAAATTATGGATGATTTTAAGGTATCCGCCAATACTGTACAATGGCTGACGACTGGCTATATGTTAGTCAACGGGGTTTTGATTCCGGTCACTGCTTTCTTCATGGAACGATTTACCACACGGCAACTTTTTATTACAGCTATCAGCCTGTTTATCCTTGGTACCTTGATTTGTGGGATTGCACCCGTATTCAGCGCCCTGATTGTCGGCCGCATGGTGCAGGCTGCCGGTGCCGGGATCATGATGCCTCTGATGACCCAGGTTATTTTAACGATGTATCCGGTTGACGAAAGAGGTACAGCCATGGGAGTGGTAGGGATCGCCATGATTTTTGCACCGGCCATCGGTCCCACATTGTCGGGCTGGATCGTGCAGGAATTTTCCTGGCGACTCTTATTCTTTACCGTTCTGCCTGTTGCTGTACTGGATCTCATCTTGGCTATCTTCTTGTTGAAAAATGTGACGAAGCAAACCTTCCCTAAAATGGATACCTTGGGTGTCATTTTATCCACATTGGGCTTTGGTGGTCTCCTGTATGGTTTCAGCAGTGCCGGGGAAAAAGGGTGGACCAGCCTGGGAGTCATCATCACATTAGCTGTTGGGGTCATCACTCTTCTATTATTTATCTGGCGGCAATTCTCGGTGCAAAAGCCGATGCTGGAATTCAGGGTTTTTAAGTACAGCATGTTTTCTCTTACCACTCTCATTAATGCACTGATTACGATGGCCATGTTTTCGGCTATGATCCTGTTACCCATCTATTTGCAAAGCATTCGTGGATTTACCCCGATGGAGTCCGGAATGTTGTTGCTGCCGGGTTCTCTGCTCATGGGACTCATGTCCCCGATTACAGGAAGGATTTTTGACCGGATTGGAGCACGGTGGCTGGGAGTGATCGGATTGGGAATCACAGCGGTAACAACTTGGGAGTTTAGTCACTTGACAGACTCTACGACTTATACCCATTTGCTTTGGGTGTATACCCTTCGAATGTTTGGTATGTCCATGATCATGATGCCGATTATGACTGCGGGACTCAACCAATTGCCCCCGCAACTCAATGCCCACGGAAACGCCATGTCCAATACCATCAGACAGGTTTCCGGAGCTTTGGGTACTGCCCTGTTGGTTACGGTGATGAGTAATCAGACTCAACAATACTTAAAAGAAATGACAACCGGTTCCACTACGATGCAGCAGATGGCTCTTCTGACCAAGGAGGCAACGATTCAGGGGATCAATGACGCCTTTGTCGTGGCAACAGCCCTGTCTGTGGTTGCTTTTGCATTGTCTTTCTTCATTCGAAAAGCGACCCCCCCTGAGGAGGAGCAGACTGAAGGGCAAAACAAGTCCAATTTGTCCGTCAGTGAAGGGTAA
- a CDS encoding SACOL1771 family peroxiredoxin: MTRHTFHLQAEWTGGRNGKGRISAENLQTQVSVPREMDGPGVGTNPDEMLIGAAATCYMITLAAMIERRNIPLMDLKVDSEGVVSVEKGLKFESITHRPKVVLGSEVTEKQVEQVKRDTELAEQTCMISNALRGNVQLGVEATITIAE; this comes from the coding sequence GTGACTCGTCATACTTTTCATTTACAAGCAGAGTGGACAGGTGGGCGAAATGGTAAAGGGAGGATCTCCGCTGAGAATTTGCAGACCCAGGTCTCAGTTCCAAGGGAGATGGATGGGCCAGGTGTCGGAACCAATCCGGATGAAATGCTGATAGGTGCTGCTGCCACTTGTTACATGATCACCTTGGCAGCGATGATCGAAAGGCGAAACATTCCCCTGATGGACTTAAAGGTGGATTCCGAGGGAGTTGTCAGTGTGGAAAAAGGGTTGAAATTTGAGAGCATCACTCACAGACCCAAAGTGGTGTTGGGGTCAGAGGTGACAGAAAAACAGGTGGAACAGGTGAAGCGGGATACGGAGCTGGCAGAACAAACCTGTATGATCTCCAATGCCCTGCGGGGAAATGTCCAATTGGGGGTTGAAGCGACGATAACCATAGCTGAATAA
- a CDS encoding ATP-binding cassette domain-containing protein produces MMILKAEGLVKEWKGHRIFENVDLEVKDRSRLALIGANGVGKTTLLQGLIGRIALDGGRIYRRIPPSDWGLLEQDPETSEKMTLLDFLETGDPVRAEAKRELRYRERAMIQASQRELPKQVDLYGIALDRYQSLDGYKWEKELEQTALRFGLKEECWKTPFPRLSGGQKTRAQLARMMMQKPAFLLMDEPTNHLDEKTLSDLEIWLADYPGAVLFVSHDRTFIDRIAEETVEFFVRIYFSEANLLVLDEPTNYLDIPTRERMEEALKAYPGTLVIVSHDRHLLRKISNCVADIQDGTITYFPGGYEEYRQRQGLKNWEQSDPDFANRIRELELKRAQLVGEEGMVHPDDEEQRLKEIRRLTTELEALKKEADL; encoded by the coding sequence ATGATGATATTGAAAGCAGAGGGCTTAGTCAAAGAGTGGAAGGGTCATCGTATTTTCGAAAATGTGGATCTTGAAGTGAAGGATCGATCCCGGCTTGCCTTGATCGGGGCAAACGGAGTGGGTAAAACCACTTTGTTACAGGGGCTGATCGGAAGGATTGCATTGGATGGCGGTCGCATCTACCGCAGAATTCCTCCCTCTGACTGGGGGCTTTTGGAGCAGGATCCGGAGACTTCTGAGAAAATGACTTTGCTGGATTTCTTGGAAACAGGTGATCCGGTACGGGCTGAAGCCAAAAGAGAGTTACGGTACAGAGAAAGGGCGATGATACAGGCTTCCCAGAGAGAACTCCCCAAACAGGTAGACCTTTATGGGATTGCTTTGGATCGCTATCAGTCTCTTGATGGATACAAGTGGGAAAAGGAATTGGAACAAACGGCACTCCGTTTCGGATTAAAGGAAGAATGTTGGAAGACTCCCTTTCCACGGTTAAGTGGAGGACAAAAGACCCGTGCCCAGCTGGCACGTATGATGATGCAAAAGCCTGCCTTTTTGTTGATGGATGAGCCCACCAACCATTTGGATGAAAAAACACTATCCGACTTGGAAATCTGGTTGGCTGATTATCCCGGAGCTGTGCTGTTTGTCTCCCATGATCGGACGTTTATCGATCGTATTGCAGAAGAGACAGTGGAGTTCTTTGTTCGAATTTATTTTTCTGAAGCGAATCTGCTGGTGCTGGATGAACCCACCAACTATTTGGATATTCCCACCCGGGAGCGTATGGAAGAAGCTCTGAAGGCCTATCCGGGAACATTGGTTATTGTCTCCCACGATCGGCATTTATTGAGGAAGATCAGTAACTGTGTTGCTGACATTCAGGATGGTACCATCACGTATTTTCCGGGAGGCTATGAAGAATACCGGCAACGACAAGGACTGAAAAACTGGGAGCAGAGTGATCCGGATTTTGCTAACCGGATTCGGGAGTTGGAATTGAAACGAGCTCAATTAGTCGGTGAAGAGGGAATGGTACATCCCGATGACGAGGAACAACGACTAAAAGAGATCCGAAGGTTGACGACAGAACTGGAAGCCTTAAAAAAAGAGGCGGATTTGTAA
- a CDS encoding carboxypeptidase M32 translates to MEEKLTELKRLLGEVYDLNGALSLLHWDQSTYMPSEGAAARGRQMAVLEKISHEKMTNPRMGQLLEELMPYEESLPYDSDEASLIRVARRKFEKANRIPSSFMAEMANHGAQTMQAWTEARPADDFSKVRPYLEKSLEYSRKLADFFPGYDHIADPLIDFEDEGMKSATLRRLFSDLRGELVPLVKAVTEQEPVDDSCLRKFYPEKGQWDFGVDVIQRLGYDFNRGRQDKTPHPFMIKFSLGDIRITTRVDEYNLGDGLLSTIHESGHAMYEQGIDKSFEGTPLADGTSAGVHESQSRLWENIVGRSREFWEYFYPRLQQVFPEQLDSVSLDTFHRAINKVQPSLIRTESDELTYNLHVMIRFDLELAMLEGKLAIKDLPEAWRERYRSDLGVVSNDDKDGVLQDVHWFMSATVGGSFQGYTLGNILSAQFYKQALKAHPEITGQIREGSFHTLHSWLTENIYRHGSKYTADELTKKVTGSALDIDPYIRYLKGKFGQLYSL, encoded by the coding sequence ATGGAGGAAAAGTTAACAGAATTAAAGAGATTGTTGGGAGAGGTGTATGATTTAAACGGGGCGCTAAGTTTGCTCCATTGGGATCAGTCTACCTATATGCCCAGTGAGGGGGCTGCCGCCAGAGGACGGCAAATGGCGGTGCTGGAGAAGATTTCCCATGAAAAAATGACGAATCCTCGGATGGGGCAACTTTTGGAAGAGCTCATGCCTTATGAAGAAAGTCTTCCCTATGATTCCGATGAAGCCAGTCTGATTCGGGTGGCCCGCCGGAAATTTGAAAAGGCGAACCGGATTCCTTCCTCCTTTATGGCTGAAATGGCCAATCATGGAGCACAAACCATGCAGGCTTGGACAGAAGCCCGCCCTGCCGATGATTTTTCCAAGGTTCGTCCTTATTTGGAAAAGTCCTTGGAGTACAGTCGGAAGTTGGCGGATTTTTTTCCGGGTTATGACCATATTGCCGATCCTCTGATCGACTTTGAAGATGAAGGGATGAAATCGGCTACCCTGCGCCGATTGTTTAGTGATTTGCGAGGGGAACTGGTTCCCTTGGTGAAAGCGGTTACTGAGCAGGAACCAGTAGATGATTCCTGTCTGAGGAAGTTTTATCCGGAGAAGGGACAATGGGACTTCGGAGTGGATGTGATTCAGCGGCTGGGATATGACTTTAACCGGGGGAGACAGGATAAAACCCCTCATCCGTTTATGATCAAGTTTTCCTTAGGTGATATTCGGATCACGACACGGGTGGATGAGTATAACTTGGGAGATGGATTATTAAGTACCATTCATGAATCCGGTCATGCGATGTATGAGCAGGGAATCGATAAAAGTTTTGAAGGAACTCCCTTGGCGGATGGGACTTCTGCCGGGGTGCACGAAAGTCAGTCCCGGTTGTGGGAAAATATTGTGGGACGCAGTCGTGAATTCTGGGAGTATTTTTATCCCCGGTTGCAACAGGTATTTCCGGAACAGCTGGATTCTGTTTCCTTGGATACGTTCCACAGAGCAATAAACAAAGTACAACCTTCCTTGATTCGGACGGAATCCGATGAGCTGACCTATAATTTGCATGTGATGATTCGTTTTGATCTGGAACTGGCGATGTTGGAAGGTAAGCTGGCTATCAAGGATTTGCCGGAAGCCTGGCGGGAGCGGTATCGCTCTGATCTGGGGGTCGTCTCCAATGATGACAAAGATGGTGTTCTTCAGGATGTACACTGGTTTATGTCTGCCACCGTGGGAGGTTCCTTCCAGGGTTATACCTTGGGAAATATATTAAGCGCCCAATTTTATAAACAGGCGTTAAAAGCTCACCCTGAAATTACCGGTCAAATCCGGGAAGGAAGTTTTCACACTCTGCACAGTTGGCTCACTGAAAACATTTATCGCCATGGCAGCAAGTATACCGCAGATGAGTTGACAAAGAAGGTAACCGGCTCTGCCTTGGATATCGATCCCTATATTCGCTACCTGAAGGGTAAATTCGGTCAGCTCTATTCGCTGTAA
- a CDS encoding MarR family winged helix-turn-helix transcriptional regulator, whose amino-acid sequence MEEDHIHQVVRSFREVNRVLYLITREEADKLDLTMMQLFVLQSLKKKPDISLGELADLVQVGNSTMSGIVERLVKLGLITRQRSETDRRSLVMRLTPEGEEKQQATYILFKERLSPLLEIPEDDLNRLLQLHDQILHKIKIKGE is encoded by the coding sequence GTGGAGGAAGATCACATTCACCAGGTTGTTCGTTCCTTTCGCGAGGTTAATCGCGTGTTATACCTGATTACTCGGGAAGAAGCAGATAAATTGGACCTAACCATGATGCAACTGTTTGTTTTGCAAAGTTTGAAAAAAAAACCGGATATCAGTTTAGGGGAATTGGCTGATTTGGTTCAGGTCGGAAACAGCACCATGAGTGGAATTGTTGAACGTTTGGTGAAGCTGGGATTGATTACACGGCAACGGAGTGAGACGGATCGACGTTCGTTGGTGATGCGTCTCACTCCTGAGGGGGAAGAAAAACAACAGGCCACCTATATTTTGTTTAAAGAGAGGTTGTCCCCGTTGTTGGAGATACCGGAGGATGATTTGAACCGGTTGTTACAGCTGCACGATCAGATCTTGCACAAAATAAAAATAAAAGGGGAATGA
- a CDS encoding YhzD family protein, with protein MYHMTVFDNEGKKLLDEAIEAGTDTEAKTKGKTLLTEKEWNHHPFRIVHVSGRLVDFQSQKGKKAQ; from the coding sequence ATGTATCACATGACTGTCTTTGATAACGAAGGAAAAAAACTGTTGGATGAAGCCATTGAAGCTGGAACCGATACAGAAGCCAAAACAAAAGGAAAAACTCTTTTGACGGAAAAAGAATGGAATCACCATCCCTTTCGAATCGTCCATGTATCGGGACGGTTGGTCGACTTTCAAAGTCAAAAAGGGAAAAAAGCACAATAA
- a CDS encoding thiamine phosphate synthase, giving the protein MTMFKGDMERKRKIAIQKVWDAIEVHNGQTILSTGITGDDARIAKAVVDAGVRMLEPNHPAVALARGHQGVTTMHDAEHVRHDVDFSEMVGVVKGIRSVVGEEPFITVGVPGGFTETMPVPIADEDFFQISRAGTDGLHTHKCDLFDLEQIVKKAHYYGMLVDAYIAHPDDKHPFGIPARTPEEVAKAAKQMEEIGVDMIGLMTGMSYDGVKAGEIPNVIKERLEALISSVSVPTLAEGGINTTNYQAFRQTGVHIIVVGTSIDQVVQQSAQETVKKFFS; this is encoded by the coding sequence ATGACTATGTTTAAGGGAGACATGGAACGAAAACGGAAAATAGCCATTCAAAAAGTGTGGGATGCCATCGAGGTCCACAACGGACAAACGATTTTAAGTACGGGTATCACCGGTGATGACGCACGGATTGCCAAAGCAGTGGTAGATGCCGGTGTTCGGATGTTGGAACCGAACCATCCGGCTGTTGCTCTGGCGAGAGGCCACCAAGGAGTCACCACGATGCATGATGCCGAACACGTCCGACATGATGTGGATTTCTCCGAGATGGTGGGTGTGGTAAAAGGAATCCGGAGTGTAGTCGGTGAAGAACCCTTTATTACGGTAGGGGTACCCGGAGGCTTTACGGAAACCATGCCGGTTCCTATCGCCGACGAAGATTTCTTCCAAATTTCCCGGGCAGGTACAGACGGACTGCACACCCACAAGTGTGACCTGTTTGATTTGGAACAAATCGTGAAAAAAGCACACTACTACGGGATGCTAGTAGATGCCTACATCGCACACCCTGATGATAAGCACCCCTTCGGCATTCCCGCCAGAACCCCGGAAGAAGTGGCCAAAGCCGCCAAACAGATGGAGGAGATCGGGGTCGATATGATCGGCTTGATGACCGGTATGAGTTACGACGGAGTGAAAGCAGGGGAAATTCCCAATGTGATCAAAGAACGACTGGAAGCACTGATTTCCTCTGTTTCTGTTCCGACTCTTGCAGAAGGCGGCATTAACACTACAAATTATCAAGCCTTCCGTCAAACAGGGGTTCATATCATTGTCGTCGGCACATCCATCGATCAGGTTGTACAACAGTCAGCCCAAGAAACGGTCAAAAAATTCTTTTCCTAA
- a CDS encoding NCS2 family permease has protein sequence MFIERFFGFREKETNFRREILAGVTTFLTMVYIIVVNPAILQDAGMDFGAVFVATVLATALSTLIMGIFANYPIAIAPGMGLNAYFAYSVVGQSGISWQVAMGAVFIAGLIFLLLSLTSFREGLIQAIPSSLKFGITGGIGLFIAFIGLKSAGIIVADKATLVGLGDFHQPVTSLSLCGLFITLVLLTLRVPGALFLGMVMTGIAAWVFGLLELPDQWLALPPSLAPTFGAAVLSLPQVLEQGLYAVIFAFLLVTLFDTTGTMIGVAEQAGLMKNGKFPRMRSALMADAVGMSAGAVMGTSPTSAYVESTTGVAAGGRTGFTAVIVSLFMLVTLFFAPIVSQIAGLPAITAPVLIIVGCFMMGGLAKVEWDKFDEAFPAFIVMLTMPLTSSIATGIAFGFITYPILKVMQGRFREVHPLLYVFMVLFILQLVFLPES, from the coding sequence ATGTTTATAGAACGTTTTTTTGGATTTAGGGAAAAAGAAACGAACTTTCGGCGGGAAATCCTGGCCGGGGTAACTACTTTTTTAACAATGGTTTATATTATCGTAGTCAATCCGGCGATTCTCCAAGATGCCGGGATGGACTTTGGAGCTGTATTTGTGGCTACGGTATTGGCAACGGCTCTCAGCACGCTGATCATGGGGATATTTGCCAATTACCCCATTGCCATTGCTCCTGGGATGGGTCTGAATGCTTACTTTGCCTACAGCGTGGTGGGGCAGAGCGGAATTAGTTGGCAAGTGGCTATGGGTGCGGTGTTTATTGCTGGTCTGATTTTTTTGCTGTTGTCCCTGACCTCCTTTCGGGAAGGGTTGATTCAAGCGATTCCTTCCAGCTTAAAATTTGGAATCACCGGAGGAATCGGGCTGTTCATCGCCTTTATCGGATTAAAATCCGCCGGGATCATCGTTGCAGATAAAGCTACACTGGTGGGATTGGGGGACTTTCATCAACCGGTTACATCTTTGAGTTTGTGCGGCCTGTTTATAACGTTGGTATTGTTGACTTTACGCGTGCCAGGAGCACTGTTTTTGGGAATGGTGATGACAGGAATTGCCGCATGGGTGTTTGGATTGCTGGAGTTGCCTGATCAATGGTTGGCCTTGCCTCCCAGTCTGGCTCCCACTTTTGGTGCCGCAGTCCTGTCATTGCCTCAAGTGTTGGAGCAGGGTCTTTATGCGGTGATTTTTGCCTTTCTGTTGGTAACCCTTTTTGATACCACCGGAACCATGATCGGGGTGGCGGAACAGGCAGGACTGATGAAAAACGGAAAATTTCCCCGGATGCGCTCTGCCTTGATGGCGGATGCCGTGGGGATGAGTGCCGGGGCGGTGATGGGAACCAGTCCCACCAGTGCTTATGTGGAATCCACAACCGGGGTGGCTGCCGGAGGGAGAACGGGTTTCACGGCAGTTATCGTCAGTTTGTTCATGTTGGTAACCCTCTTTTTTGCTCCCATTGTCAGTCAGATTGCGGGTCTCCCAGCGATTACTGCTCCTGTACTCATCATTGTCGGCTGTTTTATGATGGGTGGTTTGGCAAAGGTGGAATGGGACAAATTTGACGAAGCGTTTCCGGCTTTTATCGTCATGTTGACGATGCCTCTTACATCCAGTATCGCTACCGGCATCGCATTCGGTTTTATTACGTATCCCATTCTGAAAGTGATGCAAGGTCGCTTCAGGGAAGTTCATCCACTGTTATATGTGTTTATGGTTCTATTTATCTTACAGCTGGTTTTTTTACCGGAGTCATGA
- a CDS encoding MFS transporter, translating into MLTSIRVCCACSPRKLKLTGKQRYRAMKEKMNAQRFYLLLAMVMVTGVTQGLLLPLLATLLEEKGVSSSMNGLNAASLYIGILAVAPFCGSLVRRFGYRQIMVVGLALATGTLFLFPVFTGFYVWMFLRFVVGVGDSLLHYATQLWITTDSPPEIRGRRISLYGLCYGLGFGLGPLGVNLLKLGDGAPFVIVGLLMSLLFVWIVRLENVKPEQVRTSQPAVKKVFRVYRWVFIPLCLPFLYGFLEASLSGSFPVYGLREGISTGWISLLISAFVYGSLLFQVPLGIWSDRWGRRKVSMVVCSVGALGMALIPMAMGNLVLLLLLFTLVGGLLGSLYSLGLAYMADLLPVESLPEGNALASVHFAVGCMVGPYAGGWMIDTVGGGGLFYLITGTLVVFVLISLLSRPDPSGKTVSE; encoded by the coding sequence GTGCTGACCAGCATCCGGGTCTGCTGTGCTTGCAGTCCAAGGAAATTGAAATTGACAGGTAAACAGAGGTATCGGGCTATGAAGGAAAAAATGAATGCACAACGGTTTTATCTATTGTTGGCCATGGTGATGGTGACAGGGGTGACTCAAGGATTGCTGTTACCTCTGTTGGCAACATTATTGGAGGAGAAGGGTGTCTCCTCCAGTATGAACGGTTTGAATGCCGCTTCATTATACATCGGAATCCTGGCAGTTGCTCCTTTTTGCGGGTCTCTGGTCCGACGCTTCGGATATCGGCAAATCATGGTAGTGGGTTTGGCCTTGGCAACAGGCACTCTCTTTCTTTTTCCTGTTTTCACCGGGTTTTATGTCTGGATGTTCCTGCGCTTTGTAGTGGGTGTGGGTGATAGTCTGCTTCACTATGCGACGCAGCTGTGGATTACAACGGACAGCCCTCCGGAAATCAGGGGACGGCGAATTTCTCTGTACGGTTTGTGCTATGGACTGGGGTTTGGTTTGGGACCCTTGGGAGTCAATCTGCTCAAGCTGGGTGACGGGGCTCCTTTTGTTATCGTGGGCTTGTTGATGAGCCTTTTGTTTGTGTGGATTGTGCGACTGGAAAATGTGAAACCGGAACAAGTACGGACGTCCCAGCCTGCTGTGAAAAAAGTGTTTCGTGTGTATCGCTGGGTCTTTATTCCTTTGTGTCTTCCCTTTTTATACGGATTTTTGGAAGCCTCCTTGTCCGGCAGCTTTCCCGTGTACGGATTACGGGAAGGGATCAGTACCGGATGGATTTCTCTTTTGATCAGTGCTTTTGTATATGGAAGTTTGCTGTTTCAAGTACCACTGGGAATATGGAGTGACCGTTGGGGACGGCGGAAGGTTTCCATGGTTGTATGCAGTGTAGGGGCACTGGGGATGGCATTGATTCCCATGGCAATGGGTAATCTGGTTCTGTTGCTTCTTCTGTTTACACTGGTAGGGGGATTGTTAGGGTCTTTGTACTCACTGGGCTTGGCCTATATGGCGGATCTTCTGCCAGTTGAGTCATTGCCGGAGGGAAATGCCTTGGCCAGTGTACACTTTGCTGTGGGTTGTATGGTTGGTCCCTATGCAGGTGGATGGATGATCGATACAGTGGGTGGTGGTGGTCTGTTTTATTTGATCACAGGTACACTGGTTGTATTTGTTTTAATCAGTCTGCTTTCACGTCCTGACCCATCGGGAAAAACCGTCTCAGAATAG